In Notamacropus eugenii isolate mMacEug1 chromosome 1, mMacEug1.pri_v2, whole genome shotgun sequence, one genomic interval encodes:
- the LOC140526592 gene encoding olfactory receptor 1G1-like translates to MDRGNQTRVSEFLLLGLSQHLEQQLILFGLFLAIYLVTVVGNLLIILAICSDSHLHTPMYFFLANFSFTDVCLSSTTVPKMLFNIQTQIQTIPYGECLTQIFFFLWFIGLDVFLLGVMAYDRLVAICHPLHYTICMSPQRCFLLVAGSLVLAHLYSLTHTLLLIQLHFCDSNTISHFFCELLPLMKLSCSQPYANQYVLMYWGGALTILIPLMILVSYVRIMTTILRVPSVKGKCKAFSTCGSHLTAVCLFYVAAIGAYFIPFEADSAAKDRLAAVMYAVVTPMLNPFIYSLRNKDMKEALGRLLTRRS, encoded by the coding sequence ATGGACAGAGGAAACCAGACAAGAGTCTCTGAATTTCTCCTCCTCGGGCTCTCGCAGCATTTGGAGCAACAGCTGATTCTCTTTGGGCTATTTCTGGCCATATACCTTGTTACAGTAGTGGGGAATCTTCTCATCATATTGGCTATCTGCTCTGACTCCCACCTCCACACTCCTATGTATTTCTTTTTGGCCAACTTCTCTTTCACCGATGTGTGTTTGTCTTCCAccacagtgccaaagatgttgttCAACATTCAGACTCAGATCCAAACTATCCCCTATGGGGAGTGTCTTACCcagattttcttcttcctgtggTTCATTGGGTTAGATGTCTTCCTCCTAGGGGTGATGGCATATGACCGACTTGTTGCTATCTGCCACCCTCTCCACTATACTATTTGCATGAGCCCCCAACGGTGTTTCCTACTGGTGGCTGGGTCATTGGTCCTGGctcatttatattctttgactcacACCCTCCTTCTAATTCAATTACACTTCTGTGATTCTAATACTATTTCCCACTTCTTCTGTGAGTTGCTCCCTTTGATGAAGCTCTCCTGCTCCCAACCTTATGCCAACCAGTATGTGCTAATGTACTGGGGTGGGGCCTTAACCATTTTGATCCCCCTAATGATTCTTGTTTCCTATGTCCGCATCATGACCACCATACTACGTGTCCCTTCAGTGAAGGGAAAATGCAAAGCCTTCTCTACCTGTGGCTCCCACCTCACTGCTGTTTGCCTGTTCTATGTGGCTGCCATTGGTGCGTATTTCATTCCCTTTGAGGCTGACTCAGCTGCAAAAGATAGGTTGGCAGCTGTGATGTATGCTGTGGTGACCCCCATGCTGAACCCCTTTATATATAGTCTGAGGAACAAGGACATGAAAGAAGCCTTGGGAAGGCTCCTTACTAGGAGGTCTTGA